ATGTGAGAACACCACCTATAAGTAAATCTAAAGTGAAGCGGTTGATACTGTTTCCAACATCACGTTTTAATGTTTGCACGTGTCGCTTGCAGTTTACaataatcatttaaattgtttCATACATGACCGAAATTATATTCAAGAGAAATGTATGattgaaattaagaaaaaaggtccttattatacatgtataacttcaATTTAAATCTTAGAAAAAATCTTTTCTTATGGTGcccatgtgtttattttaaaaataacagaaaatctGATTAATTATTGTTTGCTACATGTAATAATCAGATAATCTTCGAATAATATAAATCAGCATAATTTTGACTGAATGATTAACTGCTGCATTCCAGACCTTTTTATACATGTGAGAAAACCACCTTTaattaaattttcgtttaatCTCGCTTAActaatttgattaaatttattttgattaatgACTCTCGATGGCAATGCTTTAAAAGAATGCGCTTGCATAATGTTATAGTTTATTAACGTCTCATTAATTTACAAAGATTTAAATTTGCatgaaacataaaacaaatgtaaatgaccgttctaactagaactacaagagacaaCATATTCTCTTATTATATATACACACACCATTTATCTTACAGATTCATAATGattatttacatgaaaaatgcGGGAAACCTCTATTTGATGTACGTTATTATCAGGGGTTACATGAGTAAAGGTCCAGTGAAAACGCTTACAGACCTTCGGAAGACATTACAAGTTGGATGATATGACTGTGAAGTACATGCACAAGCGGAATTCGAGGCACTCAAGAAGAGTATACAGGATTCTAGAAATTTCTAGGTATTACAAGATGAATCAAGAGAATTCTTATTCAGAACATTCAGACAGACAGGAAAATCATACATGCATGTCGTTTCAAGTGTATAACGGTAATATTATATAATGTAGAAAAGATGAAATGAAACAGATCTCTAGATACAGACATGATTACTGATAGCGAAGTGTCTTTTCCCCTGAAATAATCTTCatcatttttgtgtgaaaatatgttttcttaaaaaatgttgaaGATTTTATATTGTGAAAATGGTATTTCGTGTACATTTACTAGCACATGAGCTCTTAAAGGTGAGCGAAAATCTCTCCTGTTGCTGTATCAATAACTTCACTGTAGAGCTGTAGAGATAGACCACTCTTTAGGACAATGGTAAAACCAGTGCATCGCATAGAAAAGAGGATTACGAATAATATGAATCAACTTACTTTCTGATTGACAGCACGGTTCAATGCGACTTCATTTACAAAAATGGCACACATGCTGAAACAACAAGTCGACATGTAACCCCAACTTCCATTCTAGTACATTTTAGGCTGGATGTATTTTCTTACTTGTTTTATTAACTGGGTGCAGCTTTCGCTTCAGAATGCCAAACATAGTGATATTTGCCGGGTATTAATTAGTACTgatgaaaacaaacatgaaaaagtATCAGGTcttgttattttcaaaataaaagtccAAACGGCCCTTTATTCGGCTCCAATTAACGTTAAAGATTTAAggaatatgttttatttcatgttgCTTCCTAATATTTTGTTCCATTATGCCTAATAATGTTGATAAACAGAGAAGATTGGTTGTTGTTGCCAAAACGAGAACACTTACGCATGACCCGTGGAATATAACCTATCAATTATGCAATTACAAGTATACCCTGCtgttaacaaaatttgtaaatggATATTTGTCAATAACAGGTTTATAAAGGACGAATAGATCAACAATCCACAAGGAATTTAACATTAACatttcattattcatttttgATATGAGATACATATATCAAATTCTGTGTAAGTGAAGTAAAAAACAAGGGAGAATATAAATGTAAAACCTGTGAACGAGTTAGTATACTTAGATAGTAAACAATGTAAATTAACGCAGTATAACGTGAGCATAAGGAAATCCTATCTCTTTAAACTATTTACTAATTAAGcctacttttatttacaattgaTATGACTATTTTATTGagattatgttatgaaatacgaTCAGCAGCGTCTattcttaaacatatttaaaccACCGTGTACAATACAAAAATTATTTGAAGTATTTAATAAGAGTATTGATATTTGCGGTGGTTATGATTTTTTCAGCTGAATAGCTTGATATGTCATGGAGATATTATATAGTTGGCTGATGTACCCCTAACCGGAAATTGAATTCTGATATTTAACCAACAgtgttttttgttggatttaacgtcataTCGACAATTTATAGGCCATAGACATACGTTCTAGCTTCTAATCATTACCATTAGCAATGGTAGAGGAAGGTCTAAAGTGCTCCTCGCCTTATTTCTAGTGGAGTGGGTACGAGCAGGTTCCTGGGTCGAACCGctgacctttcgtaagccagcttgatggtttGCTCTTACAGTGTTTTAGTCTGTGAAGCAATTTTCCGTTAAATTTTATTGTCCACTCTCGTTTCAATTGCAGCCGGTGATTACATTTTGGTACTTTGTAGTACATACAATACCATTTTGTTTTTTCGTCAGCAATACTGCATATGAAATCTTACATACGGTACATAAGGTTTGGTGtcattttattttctatcatttttatggttttatatgAAATGTGTAATGTGTTGCACATAACAATATATTTGAATTTCAGTTTGAAAATCTATTTTCTCAGACTTCAGATAGACCTTAAACACACTATAAGCATGGTTCCTAAAATGTTAGTATAAAATTTAAGTTTGCTTTCCGTATTGATTAAAACGAAATGCGAAAAATATCAGATAATTCGACAGAGCTTTCATCGTGCATGTCGATTTTGGCTAGTAAGACGCCGGCCTTTACAGAGACGCTACAAAACGTCAATGCAATGCCACTTCAAACACAAAACATTACACAAAAAGGTAATATAATTTAGAAACAGGCCATGCTCGTGCAATGTAGGGTATAATTTGCAGTTTTGCACGGGCACAAAGAGATGATGTTATTCTGACACAGGACAAGACCATTTAATGTAggttatgttttctggtccttcaaTGGCTTAAAGAGGTGATATTACTCTGATATAACTCTGACACAGGACAAGTTCATGCAATGTAGGGTATGAGTTTCAGTCCTTCTTTGGCTCAAAAATGGGTTAAGAATTCCGATTTTAAATGGTTTCTGTATCATAAATTGATAAgggcattttaagtttcaatttagaaattaaaatatgGTAATTGGAAACTAATGTATCAGATTTGCTGATCGTATGTAGTATAACTATTAACGGATTATAAAATATATGTGAAGATAAAATGTTATCATAATGGTTCGGTTAAATAAGATTATGCTGCTTAAATACAACGACATACATATCAAAGTCAAACAAAGAATACTAtagtttctgtaattttattgtTCATTCGTCCTCTGCATGACATAACAATACACATGCTTCAATAGGTAGATACTAAGATACTATACAGTAATGTTAAATATGGAACCAATTGTCTAATCGCTACATCAAAGACTTAACGCCAACTTAAAATATAGCCATACGCCCTGAAgaaagttttctttcacaaatcGTGATGAAATAAATTAGAACAAGTTTAGCCTGGATATGCTCTAACAGTTCCTTGAATAATGCTCCTGCATACCGCACACTTTCTTAGCGCAAGCGCACACGTCACACAGGCAACCATGTGTCCACATGGAATGAATACAATACAAGCGTCATTGTCCATGCAAACTTTACATGTCATTTGTTGTTTCAAGGCACGGTTCTCGTCTAATAAATGTCTTGtttctgtaaaaaagaaaaacacgtCTTTTTATACAATTTGCCATCCTCATGTTTAGAGAGCACTTTCTGAATTgaccaaaaaataaaatctggctcacagttgtaaaataattaataaaactttatatttgtAAGCGTAACACTGAATACATAGAAGCAGCCCAGATACATTCCTTATTATTCAAACAAACCATTTTATATTTGGTGCAATATTTGGTTAACCGGAAAAATATCTTATATCATTTAccatcattattttcattttctgtaaaggTGTCCTCACGAAGCCGTTGTAAAGCAGTAGAATTTGATGGTTCGTCTGATGAGATAGTTGAAAAAGACGTATGTGACGCTATTGTATTTTCAGAGGACGCTGTTGCATTGACTTCCGGTAGGGAACTTGGAGCATAGTTGTTATCGAGCAGGAATTCTAGGATGTATTGAGCTCTTAGTTCTGTGGTGCCTTTTATGAAGTGTAATTGGTTTATTATTGGTTTTCATTAATAAAGCAAAGAGATTCTTCGGGCATGAAGCTGATGGGAACATATTCAATAACATATAAACATAAGAGTAATGAAAAAGATACGATATAtaaacagatacatgtatattgttagcAAAAAAGATGTACATGAATTATAAATCTAGTACCTTGTGACTATTTATAAGACAGATAATACACCTTTAAACTAGCCATATTCTTATCGCAGATTCTTACCTTCCAGTTATTATATCGGCAGTGTCTTCTTTTAATTTAAACCAGTCACCACTCTTATATGATATGGTCgtctaaatgttaaatgtttctgCAAAAATTGATAGTTATTAATTCTTCATTTCGCCTCATCAGAATACACAACTATGTAATGTGATAGGAAAATCTTTTATTATGTATGTGTATATTCTTTTAAAGTGTTCAGAATATTGAACTTGACAACCTCTCGAACTTCGTCATTTTAAATCTGTTACTGAGCTTAAGATTTGTAATTTCAAATGGGCTTAGCTAATTGTAACAGTACTGACTCAACGATTAATGAACaatttataaagaataaataGGAAAAAGGATGCTATATGTTCTGGCTTGATATTATTAATGTTTTTACGTACCATATTTCTGTCTGGCACCATTTATTGCGCTTTCAACATTTTCCTGGCTATAACCCATATTCATGACAAGCTTGGCAGACGTACTGTTTAAATCTTCGATCAGTTGATCATCTACAGTCTGCCCTCTATTTTCTACATTCCATTCCAAAAGTTCCTATTGTGGTAGAGAGTTCTTTATTTAATTGGTCTTTACCAATGATCCAGTACAATATCATTTTGGTATTCATTAAAATTGATAGTAAACATTCAACCAAATCAAGCACAATAATTGTAGACACGGTTTGATATAATCTGCTCGTGACATATAACGAAAAGTGCAACAATTTCCACGCTAAGTTCATTTAGATGGTGTATATATCGCTATTTGTCCAATTACGTATCAAAACGATCTTTAAAGAAAACATACTAAATGTACGCTATAGGATCAATAATACATCATATTATATATACTATGGCCAATGAACTTCTGtctactttaaacattttgaaagaagTCTATTACCTGATTttgcagctcttgttcatttgaaATACCGCCGATGTTTGCCATTCTACACATATTTACAAAGTCTTCCCCCTTAAATAATTTAACGTATGCACAATTTGGAAACCATCTGGCATGTTCTATCCATGCATTATCACCTCTTTCCCAGTTCTTCATACCACCACCACAGAAAAAGCATCTTACACAATCTTTAACCCCTGGATAAATATAGAAATGATAAGTCAACACAGAACATGAAAGTTTTGTTACTAATCTAAACATCTTTGGAATGAAATACAGGCTAACATTGTTATGCAACAGCTAACCTTATAACGTAAATTTTTCCAGCAATGCTTAAGGCTAATTCACGAATTTAAGAGTACAATACAG
This is a stretch of genomic DNA from Mercenaria mercenaria strain notata chromosome 4, MADL_Memer_1, whole genome shotgun sequence. It encodes these proteins:
- the LOC123556214 gene encoding baculoviral IAP repeat-containing protein 7-like isoform X2, whose amino-acid sequence is MASLQHVVRVNCGNAISSSVCVSGMRRNNDLTTPRNRSLANLNGQIECYPGIITEKPKHPDYAIKGVRQSSFSGWCSDVIDPAQLSEAGFFNTGVKDCVRCFFCGGGMKNWERGDNAWIEHARWFPNCAYVKLFKGEDFVNMCRMANIGGISNEQELQNQELLEWNVENRGQTVDDQLIEDLNSTSAKLVMNMGYSQENVESAINGARQKYGTTELRAQYILEFLLDNNYAPSSLPEVNATASSENTIASHTSFSTISSDEPSNSTALQRLREDTFTENENNDETRHLLDENRALKQQMTCKVCMDNDACIVFIPCGHMVACVTCALALRKCAVCRSIIQGTVRAYPG